A stretch of DNA from Leopardus geoffroyi isolate Oge1 chromosome B3, O.geoffroyi_Oge1_pat1.0, whole genome shotgun sequence:
ttatgtttttcttaatgaGAGAGGtgctgtgccaggcactctttcTGGTGAGTATCAGTCTGATCCAAGAGGGCAGGGAAAAAGGCTTCCCTGTCCGTTTCTTTAACTGGATGCCAGTTTCTTCCTCGGAAACTAGAAGCACGTGGCCAAGGAACCTGAACACTCACCTCCTTTGATTGGCTGTATCTTTCTTGTAGGCAAGCGATGCAGAAAGCTGGTTAGAATCAGGAGGTTTGTGAGGTGAACtctggaggcagagctgggaagtTTGTTATCCGGTCGTGTTTTTTATGGCATTAGCCTGGGAGACAGCATCCTCTGTACCCTAGGGGCAGAGCTCCCACCAGGACCAGGCAGGACCAGCTTTACATACTTGTGCTTTCTGTGTCTCAGCCAAGAGAGTAGGATCCCGGTTGGGTCAGGATCCACAGCCGGTGTTGGGATTTGGGGCTtagaaaattgcttttctttggaGTCAGGCAAATAGGTGTTCCTTGAGAGTAACACTCAGGCACTCACTGGGGCATTTGGTGGAAAGACCAACAAAGAGATTTTGTCTGCTGGAGCTGCATATGGTGTTCCTCCTGCCAGGTGTGTGTGGAGGCCAGTATGAAGCTAAAAAAGCAGGTGACAGTGTGTGGGGCTGCTATCTTCTGTGTGGCCGTCTTCTCGCTCTACCTCATGTTGGACCGAGTGCAGCATGATCCCACCCGTCACCAGAATGGTGGGAACTTCCCCCGGGTGAGTCATGCCTGGTTGCTAATCTCTTCGTGTACCAGACTCTGAGCTCAGGCTGAGAGTCCGTGTCAGCCCAGGACAGGAGGGTTTCTCCCCAAAAGGCAGATTTTCCAGAAGCCCAGAGATCAAAAACAGTGAtggcaaaaagaaagaaggaagggaaaagacgAACTGCCGGCTTGTCCTCCTGAATTCTTGGCAGACATTGCTAATGGATTGCAGCATTCGTTCCCACTAAGCCCGGATGCAATCCTTGTCAGCACAGCGCTCCTGACAGGCCACACTGGTTGTTGAGAAGAGGCACGCAAGATGAAATCTTTGCCATCCACGAGCCAGGGAGTGGGGGCACTCCCAACCCAAGCGGATTGCAGTTCTCTGTCGTGATTTGCACATCTTTCCTCACCGGACCAGAGCCATCCAGCCCCATAGGCTCGTGGTTCCGCCTTCAGTTGGGGAGGGCAGGACCACAGGCCCTGGGTGGTGGGCCCCATGCAGAGATCCTTTCTGTGGCACAAGGAGCCGTGGGTGATTGCTTTCTGGTCTTTCGGCAGAGCCAAATTTCTGTGCTGCAGAACCGCATTGAGCAGCTGGAACAGCTGTTGGaggagaaccatgagatcatcagcCACATCAAGGACTCTGTGCTGGAGCTGACGGCCAATGCGGAGGGCCCGCCTGCCATGGTGCCCTACTACACGGCCAACGGCTCCTGGGTGGTGCCGCCAGAGCCCCGGCCCagcttcttctctgtctccccccaagACTGCCAGTTTGCTCTGGGGGGCCGGGGCCAGAAGCCAGAGCTGCAGGTAGGGGTCAGAGCCGGCAGGGACCTCTGGTGGCTGTGGATGGGCACTGAGCTACTCTCTGGCCTGGCAGATGCTGACTATATCGGAGGAGTTGCCGTTTGACAACGTGGATGGCGGCGTGTGGAAGCAAGGCTTCGACATCTCCTACAGCCCGCACGACTGGGACGCCGAAGACTTGCAGGTGTTCGTGGTGCCACACTCTCACAATGACCCAGGTGAGGACCCAGCAGGGCCCCGGGGGCCGGGCTGTGCAGAGAGCTTTGTGATGGCAgaggtaagggaggggcagaagatgCTGGCATCCTCAGGGTATCCTGTGCTGGTGCCCTAGGCTGGATCAAGACCTTTGACAAGTACTACACTGAGCAGACCCAGCACATCCTCAACAGCATGGTGTCCAAGCTGCAGGAGGACCCCCGGCGGCGCTTCCTCTGGGCAGAAGTCTCCTTCTTTGCCAAGTGGTGGGACAACATCAACGCGCAAAAGAAAGCAGCCGTGCGAAGGCCAGTGCCCGCCGGGGAGGCATGGGAAGGCTGGCCTCTGGGCCCTGGACTGGGTGCCAGAGCAGCCGGGTGCCACACTGTGGGTGGCAGGGGGAGGCAAGGGGAAGCAGATGGTGGAGGGGCCGAGAACGAGAAGGCAGGGACTGGTGTGATGGCCACTGGGTCACCGGTGTCGGGAGAAATCAGAGTTAGGTGCAGTCGTACGCACAAGCCAAGAGGGAGCGTGGGGCCTGGTCCGGAGAGAGGCAGGGCCGGGACAGCATGGAGGCTGTATGGAGGGAAAGGAGAGTGCCTGTTTGTTCTGTTGGTCCCGGGTGTGGTTGAGCGGGCTCAGTAAGGCCTGTGCACACAGATTCCCGCATCTTCTGGTTGGCGGGACTGGGCAGAGCATCCCTGCCCCACGCTGAGTGTGAGTCCTTCGCTCCAGGCTGGTGGGAAACGGGCAGCTGGAGATTGTGACAGGAGGCTGGGTGATGCCGGACGAGGCCAACTCCCATTACTTTGCCCTGATTGACCAGCTCATTGAAGGACACCAATGGCTGGAGAAAAACCTCGGTGAGTCTGGGCTCAGGAAGGAGAGTCTGCCCCTGTAGCTGGACCAGGGAACAGCAGGGGCTGGGCACAGGGATCGGCAGGGGGGTGGTTCCTCTCTAGGCCGATTCCACCAGGCATGGGCTCAGTATGATGGCAGGAAAGGAGCTGGGTCCCCAGGACCTGAACCCCTCAGGACCTCTGGCTTCCGTGCCCTCTCAGGAGCAACCCCACGCTCTGGCTGGGCCGTGGACCCCTTTGGACACAGCCCCACCATTCCTTACCTGCTGCGCCGTGCCAACCTGACCAGCATGCTGATTCAGAGAGTGCACTATGCCATCAAGAAGCACTTTGCTTCCACCCACAGTCTGGAGTTCATGTGGAGACAGAACTGGGGTAAGACCAGGTAGGGTGGAGGGTCACAGGAGTAGTGCTCACTGcggaagggaagggcagggtaTGAGGGTAAGACCCACGTCCTTCAGAGCAGACCAGCAAGCACTTGCACAGACCGCCAGAAGTACCGTCCTCCTTCCGGTTACATTGGGGATCGATCACGTTGACCTCTGGCCTCTACAGAGCCCCCTGTCTATACTGAGGGTCTGTCCCAGGAACTGTGGGCTCCAGatccctccctgtgccccttgGCCTGCCCGTCTTCTGCAGCCTTAAGTCTGGTCCAGGCCTCACCTTCTGTCAGAGCTGCATCTGGAACAGATCCCCACTCTCCTGGCATCTCTGTGACCCGCTCCGGAGGCTGCCTGCTGGTGGCCGACTGCCCGGTGTGTCTTCTACAGACTCGGACTCCAGCACAGACCTCTTCTGCCACATGATGCCCTTCTACAGCTACGATGTGCCCCATACCTGTGGCCCGGATCCCAAGATCTGCTGCCAGTTTGATTTCAAACGCTTGCCTGGTGGGCGCATAAACTGCCCCTGGAAGGTGCCGCCCCGGGCGATCACAGAGGCAAACGTGGCTGAGAGGTATTTGCTCCCGGCCTAGGCTGGGCCATTTTCACTCCACAGGGGAGCCAGGAGACCTGGCCTTGGTGTGGGCTCTGCTGCACGGGGGTGCTTCTGGCTGTCCGTCTGTAAAATGGCAGGCGGGGGCGGTGGGCCTCAGGGGGTGAGTTCAGGTCCACAGCCGCTAAGGTGGCGGCTCCTTCACTGAGCCTCCCTGGAAAGCTGGAGCAGCTCTAAGGAACCACCTCTTCCAGAATGGTTTTATTTCCCCAAATGAGTGTGTTTCCCAGCGTCCTAACAAACTGCCAGAGCCGGTTGACCGACTCAGAAgtgaataattcttaaaaaagGTAAAGTTTCTTGTACCATGTGGCCTAATAGGCCTTCGTTTACTGCAGGCATCTTGCCTTAGCTTGATTAGGCCAGGATCCCCCAGTGCTTGTGGACCATTCACAAGCACGTTCAGTCTTGCCCAACGGCCCCCAGCATCAGAGAAAGCACACCTGTCCCCCGGGGGGTTGTTAGGGACCCCTGAAGATGTCTCTGTGGCTGAAGTCTGCCCCCGCCTCCGCCCACCCTGGAAAGAACAGATTACCAGTGGCCTGAACCGTGGGTTGGCTGGAACCCACTAGCCTTGAGAATATAACAAGTTGAGCTGGTTTTCATGAGGCAATACTCTGATTTCCATGATGTCCACGAGGTGAAGCATGTgaccaaaagggaaagaaagtggTCTTTTGTTTCTGAAAGCCAGAAATCTAAACGCAGATTCCAAGCAAGAATCCAGGACTATTAAGGGGTGATTTTTCTTAAAGCAGCAGCTGTGATCAGATGCCAGCCCAGCTTTGCAGAGAGCCAGTCATGAGAGTAACTTCGTTTTCTCCTTTGAAAGGCTTATAAGGCTGATAAATTTGAGGGAAGTGGTATTCTAGGAGTCCTCTCTTGAGAGCAAAGTAGGAAAGTACAAGCTGGATCAGCACAGTTAAGTGGCTTAGTGGCAGGCTGACCTACAATACCTATAACATGCCAACGACTGGGTTGGTCTAAATGGAGAAAAAGCTTCAATGATATTCTACAAGGTTTTGGTTTCCTAGTGATTTTACCAGTAACTTTGatgaaaaagaaagtgacaaatgtgtgtatatagttcctactgtgtaccaggcgctagtctgaattttatttatttatgtttatttttttttattattttttttttgagagcaagagagagcacaagtgggggcggtgcatagagagagggagacacagaatccgaaacagacttcaggctctgagctgtcagcacagaacccgacttagggctcaaactcatggaccatgagatcatgacctgagccaaagttggacgcttaccccactgagccactcaggcgcccctaccaggTGCTATTCTAAGTATGTAGCAAATAGTAatttatttagttcattttaaCTTTCATAACATTATGATGGTAGGTACTGATGCTATTCTCATCTTATAAAAAACCGAGGCCTAGCAAGGTTAAGTAGCTTAATCAGGGTCACTCAGCCAGTACATGTAGAGCTGGTATAGTATGGTTCTGATTTTAGGTCTTCAGAGCTGTGCTAACTTGTGGGCAAAGTGAAGCTGGGGTGTCAGAATGaggacccccccccaaaaaggatCAGGATCCCAAAAGATCTCAGTAGGTTGTGTGCAACGTGGGTCGAATCCAACCAGATAGGATTTATTGGATGTAAATGTAAAGTTCCACCCTTAGTCTcaggaaagagaacaggaaagggTCGGGATGGGGAGAAAGGCCCTTGCTGAACCTCACGTGAGGTCGGCACTGGTGTGACCGTGGGGCCGCCGGAGACGCCCCTGTACACGCACACGGCACACCGGGCTGGCCGAGGTGTGTGTCCTGCCTTCTGTTTGCCGGTTGGCCCACCCCGGAGTCCCGCATCAGCGCCAGGCCCCTCACCCTGAGGGACGTGGGCAGAAGGGCGGCTGGAGAACCGCTGGTgatgcagggggggggggggaggagggggtgccgGGCTTGTAGAGCCTGAAGGGAGGCACAGGGGAATGCGGCACGTCTGTGGTGTGTGTGAAGGACCCCGGGGCAGGGGCGTGCTGTTGTGCATGGTGTCGGCCTGGAGTCCGGGAACTGCAGCCCAGCATAGGAAGACCCGGGCCGCCCCGCTCCCTTCCTCTGCGCCGAGCCTCTGTGTCAGGCCCTGCGCCCTTCCGCCCGCAGGGCAGCGCTGCTCCTGGACCAGTACCGGAAGAAGTCCCGCCTGTTCCGAAGCAACGTCCTCCTGGTGCCGCTGGGGGATGACTTCCGATACGACAAGCCCCAGGAGTGGGACGCCCAGTTCTTCAACTACCAGCGGCTCTTTGACTTTCTCAACAGCAAACCTGACCTCCACGTGCAGGTGTGGGGGCGCGGGAGGGGGGACGCtgcgctggggaggggggaggcccaCGGTGCTGCAGCCTGGCCCTTGCCGAAGGCGCCGTGCTCCCCGTTCCCGACTCTTGGGCAGGGTCTCCCTTTGGTGTGAGAATTCCTTGCCGGCTCCCGGGCTTGGCGTGCGGTGGGAAAGGGTGGGATGTAGTGATCGCAGGTGGGGCGCGTAAGCAGAATCCTTGCCCCTGGCACTGGGCTGCAGCacggtggcgggggaggggggttgacAGGTCCCAGAAGACTCCGGAACTGATGGAAGCGGGTTTTTGGGGTCCCCACAGGCCCAGTTTGGCACCCTCTCTGACTATTTTGACGCTCTGTACAAGAGGACAGGGGTAGAGCCGGGGGCACGGCCCCCAGGGTTTCCCGTGCTGAGCGGGGATTTCTTCTCCTATGCCGACCGAGAGGACCATTACTGGACAGGCTATTACACTTCCCGGCCCTTCTACAAGAGCTTGGACCGGGTCCTGGAAGCCCACCTGCGGTGAGACTCCCGCCTTCCGCCTTCCTGGCTGGAAGGAGTAGAACCGGCTGTGGGATTTAAGGAAGGGCTGGATTGGCTCAGAAGGCCCTCGAAAGGCTTGGAGACCAAGGCAGGCAGAGATGTGGTGGAAAGAAGGGAACGGGGCTTGCTGAGCGAGGGCGGGCCTGGGAGTTGTGTGGGCAGGAGGCTGACCTCTGTCTCTGGGCAGGGGCGCGGAGATCCTGTACAGCCTGGCTGTAGCTCACGCGCGCCGCTCTGGACTGGCTAGCCAGTACCCTCTCTCCAACTTCGCCCTTCTGACGGAAGCTCGGCGCACCCTGGGGCTCTTCCAGCACCACGATGCCATCACCGGCACTGCGAAGGAGGCGGTCGTGGCAGACTATGGCGTCAGGTGGgggccctctcctgctccccgTCGGCTCCACACCCTTGCCCGCTGTCCCAAAGAAAGGCCGTGCCGGCGGTCAGGGGGCAGGCCTGCCGGTGAGGTGCACAGTGTGTGGCCATCTTCTCCATggtccctctcccaccccctgtcCCCCGCAGGCTCCTGCGCTCCCTCGTCAGCCTGAAGCAGGTCATCATCAACGCGGCACACTATCTGGTGCTGGGGGACAAGGAGGCTTACCACTTTGACCCTGAGGCTCCCTTCCTCCAAATGGTGAGCCCCCTCCTCCATCTGCTCCGGGCGCCCTCGGGCGTGTGCGGTCCCATCCAAGAGCAGTGGTGTGAGGGTGTcgctcttcttttccttccctgccctgggGTGAAGGATCTGTGCCCAGGGAAGCTGGTGGTCCACATCCGGGACAGGTAGGGGAGGAGGCAAGACTCCGAGCCAGGCCAAGGCCCGTGACGgttcttcccttcccacccccttaACTCCAGGATGACACCCGCTTAAATCACGATGCCCTGCCAGAGCGCACAGTAATCCAACTGGATTCCTCGCCCAGGTGAGCCAGACCAGGCCAGGGACAGAGGCGAAGCCACTCTGGCTCCCGACACCGTCTCGCCCCCTCACCTGCCCAGATACTCTTGGCCTCTGTTTCTGCCTCCGTTGCCCAGGAAAAGCCTGCCTGGGTGAGCCTGCCTCTACCTGCAGGTACGTGGTGCTGTTCAACCCGCTGGAACAGGAGCGGTTCAGTGTGGTGTCCCTGCTGGTCAGCTCGCCCCGGGTGCGTGTCCTTTCTGAGGAGGGTCAGCCCCTGGCCGTGCAGATCAGCTCACACTGGAGCTCTGCCACTGACGTGGTCCCTGATGTCTACCAGGTAAGGTGGGGGCCCGGGAGGTGGGCCCCAGCCCTCCGTGCTCATCCTTGGCCTCTCCCCGGGGCCTCCCTCTGCCTTGTGACACCCGCCTCCCGCCCTCCTGCTTACGCCCCAGGTTGGGGACAGCCGTCTTGGGGAGAGGGGTTGCACTGTTGGCATTTGGGTCTATCCTCGAAAGGCAGGTGAAGTTTGATAAACTATGATAATAGTGAGAATGGGGGCCGGGGTGTCATGTTATTTCTTCGTTCATCAAGTGTTTATGGAAAGTTAACGTGCGATTGCCATTTCATAGTTTCTCAAATAGCATTTGAGACTCCTAAAAGTCTGACCCGAAGCAAGTAATGTCACTTCCACCTtctgaggaggggacagaggcccCAGCAGGTACAGGGATCTGCTCAGACTTTATCAGTTAGTAAGAAAGCCCCAGGACTAGAATCCCGGGCCTGCATCCAGAACTGGTGCCCGTGCTGTGGGCCGCGCTTCCGCACCCTTCCTGTGCCGGCAGGTGTCTGTGCCCATCCGCCTGCCAGCCCTTGGCCTCGGCGTGCTGCAGCTGCAGCTGGGCCTGGACGGGCACCGCACCCTGCCCTCCTCTGTGCGCATCTACCTGCACGGCCGGCAGCTGTCCGTCAGCAGACAGGACGCCTTCCCTCTACGCGTCATTGACTCTGGCACCGGTGACTTCGCCCTCAGCAACCGCTACATGCAggtctggttctcaggccttacCGGGCTCCTCAAGGTAAAGGGCCAGGGCGGGGAGCCGAGGAGGGTGTGCGTGGCGGTGGGGCGGTGCTGAGCCAACACCCGACTGACGGCGGGCCTCGGAGCGGGCCGTCTTGGCTCCGGGCTGACGGCACGGGGAAGCTGGGCTGGCTCCTTGGGGAAGTTCGTCCGTGCCCTCCCAGGGGGCAGGCCTGACATGCTGGTGTGGGGCCAGGGGTCAGGGCTGTGTTTCTTGGCAGAGCATCCGAAGGGTGGACGAGGAGCAGGAGCGGCGGGTGGACGTGGAGTTCCTCGTCTATGGCACCCGCACGTCCAAAGACAAGAGCGGAGCCTACCTCTTCCTGCCTGACGGGGAGGCCCAGGTACCCGAAAGACTCCTCAAAACCCCCGCAGGCCTCGGGAGGCCCCGCCAGCGGAGGGCACGAGGAGCCACGTGACCCGAGGCGGTGAGGCGGAGGGACACGGGCCTTCCTCCCGGACGGTGCCTGCTGCCAGGGCCCTCGCGGGGGCCGCCTCCGGGAGGTGGGGTGGCCGAGGAACGGCCGCGGGGGGCTTGGGCCGGCCCAGCCAGGGGTCTCGGGCGGAGGCCTGCAGGCAGAAGTACTTCTGCCGAGGCCGGGCCGGTGCCCCCAGGCTTTGCCTTCCGTGCTGCGGCTTCAGCTGCCACCTGCTCTTTCCCCAGCCCTACGTCCCCAGGGACCCCCCCGTGCTGCGTGTCACCGAAGGCCCGTTCTTCTCAGAGGTGGTTGCGTACTACGAGCACGTTCGCCAGGTGGTCCGGCTCTATAACCTGCCAGGTGAGCCCTGCCGCGCGGAAGGTCCGAGGGGAGGCGGGGGCTGCAGGGGTGTGTGCTGCTCTTCCTTTTGCTCACGGCTCATGCGTCTGTTCCCAACAGAGGTATCGTTTGCAATGGGGTCACGGTAATTCTCTGAGAGAGAAGGTCCTCCAGAAATGCGGGGCGTCGCCGGGGGTCTGGGCACAGCCTCTCCCTGCCCAGTCTCTCCGGCCTCTCCATGCTCGCCCTTTGTCTTTGTGCCCAGGGGTGGAGGGGCTGTCTCTGGAAATGTCGTCCCTGGTGGACATCCGGGACTACGTCAACAAGGAGCTGGCCCTGCGCATCCACACAGACATTGACAGCCAGGGTGCCTTCTTCACGGACCTCAATGGCTTTCAGGTGATTTTCGGGGCCCCGGAGAGCGCACGCAGCAGGCACTGGGAGCGGTATgccctgagggaggaggaggaatcaGAGACGAGAGCGATCAGGGACTCCTTCAGACTGGGGACCCGTTGGTCCCACATGGTGCCTGGATGCCCGTGACCTTCCCCTCCCAGGTGCAGCCCCGGCGCTATCTGAAGAAGTTACCCCTGCAGGCCAACTTCTACCCCATGCCGGTCATGGCCTACATCCAGGACGCCCAGAACCGCCTCACCCTGCACACTGCGCAGGCCCTGGGTGTCTCCAGCCTGCACGATGGTGAGCGGGGCAGGAGCTGGTGCACAGAGTGATGGGCGGGGTGGAAGCCCATCTGTGCCCCCGGCCTCTCCCCTCAGCGGTCCCCACCCCTACCCAGTCCATATCACCTCCATGC
This window harbors:
- the MAN2A2 gene encoding alpha-mannosidase 2x isoform X1 — translated: MKLKKQVTVCGAAIFCVAVFSLYLMLDRVQHDPTRHQNGGNFPRSQISVLQNRIEQLEQLLEENHEIISHIKDSVLELTANAEGPPAMVPYYTANGSWVVPPEPRPSFFSVSPQDCQFALGGRGQKPELQMLTISEELPFDNVDGGVWKQGFDISYSPHDWDAEDLQVFVVPHSHNDPGWIKTFDKYYTEQTQHILNSMVSKLQEDPRRRFLWAEVSFFAKWWDNINAQKKAAVRRLVGNGQLEIVTGGWVMPDEANSHYFALIDQLIEGHQWLEKNLGATPRSGWAVDPFGHSPTIPYLLRRANLTSMLIQRVHYAIKKHFASTHSLEFMWRQNWDSDSSTDLFCHMMPFYSYDVPHTCGPDPKICCQFDFKRLPGGRINCPWKVPPRAITEANVAERAALLLDQYRKKSRLFRSNVLLVPLGDDFRYDKPQEWDAQFFNYQRLFDFLNSKPDLHVQAQFGTLSDYFDALYKRTGVEPGARPPGFPVLSGDFFSYADREDHYWTGYYTSRPFYKSLDRVLEAHLRGAEILYSLAVAHARRSGLASQYPLSNFALLTEARRTLGLFQHHDAITGTAKEAVVADYGVRLLRSLVSLKQVIINAAHYLVLGDKEAYHFDPEAPFLQMDDTRLNHDALPERTVIQLDSSPRYVVLFNPLEQERFSVVSLLVSSPRVRVLSEEGQPLAVQISSHWSSATDVVPDVYQVSVPIRLPALGLGVLQLQLGLDGHRTLPSSVRIYLHGRQLSVSRQDAFPLRVIDSGTGDFALSNRYMQVWFSGLTGLLKSIRRVDEEQERRVDVEFLVYGTRTSKDKSGAYLFLPDGEAQPYVPRDPPVLRVTEGPFFSEVVAYYEHVRQVVRLYNLPGVEGLSLEMSSLVDIRDYVNKELALRIHTDIDSQGAFFTDLNGFQVQPRRYLKKLPLQANFYPMPVMAYIQDAQNRLTLHTAQALGVSSLHDGQLEVILDRRLMQDDNRGLGQGLKDNKRTCNHFRLLLERRTLGSEPGFFSKLAAMFRGLIFHSSRSDNREVQDGRTTSYPSLLSHLTSTYLNTPVLALPVAKRQLPGPGLRSFHPLASSLPCDFHLLNLRTLQAEDDALPSAETALILHRKGFDCGLEAKNLGFNCTTSQGKVALGSLFHGLDVGFLQPTSLTLLYPLASPSNSTDIYLEPMEIATFRLRLG
- the MAN2A2 gene encoding alpha-mannosidase 2x isoform X2, with the protein product MKLKKQVTVCGAAIFCVAVFSLYLMLDRVQHDPTRHQNGGNFPRSQISVLQNRIEQLEQLLEENHEIISHIKDSVLELTANAEGPPAMVPYYTANGSWVVPPEPRPSFFSVSPQDCQFALGGRGQKPELQMLTISEELPFDNVDGGVWKQGFDISYSPHDWDAEDLQVFVVPHSHNDPGWIKTFDKYYTEQTQHILNSMVSKLQEDPRRRFLWAEVSFFAKWWDNINAQKKAAVRRLVGNGQLEIVTGGWVMPDEANSHYFALIDQLIEGHQWLEKNLGATPRSGWAVDPFGHSPTIPYLLRRANLTSMLIQRVHYAIKKHFASTHSLEFMWRQNWDSDSSTDLFCHMMPFYSYDVPHTCGPDPKICCQFDFKRLPGGRINCPWKVPPRAITEANVAERAALLLDQYRKKSRLFRSNVLLVPLGDDFRYDKPQEWDAQFFNYQRLFDFLNSKPDLHVQAQFGTLSDYFDALYKRTGVEPGARPPGFPVLSGDFFSYADREDHYWTGYYTSRPFYKSLDRVLEAHLRGAEILYSLAVAHARRSGLASQYPLSNFALLTEARRTLGLFQHHDAITGTAKEAVVADYGVRLLRSLVSLKQVIINAAHYLVLGDKEAYHFDPEAPFLQMDDTRLNHDALPERTVIQLDSSPRYVVLFNPLEQERFSVVSLLVSSPRVRVLSEEGQPLAVQISSHWSSATDVVPDVYQVSVPIRLPALGLGVLQLQLGLDGHRTLPSSVRIYLHGRQLSVSRQDAFPLRVIDSGTGDFALSNRYMQVWFSGLTGLLKSIRRVDEEQERRVDVEFLVYGTRTSKDKSGAYLFLPDGEAQPYVPRDPPVLRVTEGPFFSEVVAYYEHVRQVVRLYNLPGVEGLSLEMSSLVDIRDYVNKELALRIHTDIDSQGAFFTDLNGFQVQPRRYLKKLPLQANFYPMPVMAYIQDAQNRLTLHTAQALGVSSLHDGQLEVILDRRLMQDDNRGLGQGLKDNKRTCNHFRLLLERRTLGSEVQDGRTTSYPSLLSHLTSTYLNTPVLALPVAKRQLPGPGLRSFHPLASSLPCDFHLLNLRTLQAEDDALPSAETALILHRKGFDCGLEAKNLGFNCTTSQGKVALGSLFHGLDVGFLQPTSLTLLYPLASPSNSTDIYLEPMEIATFRLRLG